The genome window CACTTTGCCGCCATCCGCGCTGCCAAACTTCTCGAACAGCTCGTACCTCCAGCGCATGTAAGCTACGCGCATTCTGTCCCAAACGTTGTCCACGGAGTCCATGGCTGGGCGCACGTCCAGCAGGGCAAAGCGGTAGTCCTTGTCCACCAGTCCACCGTCGTAGTAGTCGATGACGTAGCGCACATCCTTGCCACAGCGATCGACTATCCAGTCATGCCTATCGAAAGGCAGCTCGTATCTGGAAGGCAATGTGAACATTAATTCAGGTGGGATCTTCCGTTTGGAGTCTACTCACCCCAGCCAGCTGCGGAATCGAGCGCGCGGACTGAAGTCCTTGGCCTTGCCACCGAAGCTCTTGAGGCGCGGATTGCCGCATTCCTTGGCGTGGAGCGCCTCCCACTTGAGAACCTCCTGCCAGGCCTGCTCGTTGTTGGCATTGTGGATGCGTATGATGTCGCCCATGTCCTTTTGCGATACGTCCTCGGTCTTCCAGCGCCAGCCCTTGCGTAGCATGGCGTTCCAGAACATCTGTTGGCTGGGATACTGCCAGAATTGAACGCTGCCATCCTCGGTGACTTTGGGAATGGTCGACGTCTGGCGGTCGGTGGGCAGTGGGAAGGGCTGATCTGCCGCCGGCTGTTGGTTTGCCGGTGGCATCATATTCAGCGGATTAACGTCGCTGTTGTCGTGCTGCACCGGACACTCGGAAGCGGCCTGCATCTTGGGATGTGGGGGCACGGCGGAGGCCGATTTTGCATCTCCATGTTTCTGATGCATGGGGCATTCTGGTGGCGGGGCACCACCGCCGCTCGTGTACTTGGCGTGGTCCACCGGCACACTCTTCGTGGCCTCCATTTGCACTCGGGTGATGGCTGTATTGCCCATTTCTGCTTCGGATTGGTTAATAACAAAATCTGTGTCACGAGGAAAATCGCATTAGTTCTCTCAGTTGCGTAACTGTAAGGAGTGGGTTACGCTCCTAGTGCTGGGCCCACAACGCCAGGACTTACTCGATCCTAATGGTCACAACTCTCGATATCTGTCAATCTTCTCCTGGAGCCAGTCGccttaaattttgatttatattttCGTTAGTTCATCGTTAGAACTTTTGAGCCCAAAATGCAGCGAGGTTGTGGTCAGGGCTGCCAGACCGATGGAAAGTGTACCAGTTGTTTCTGCACCGTGACAATATGTTaagttaaaaatttaaaaaatcaaCTCGCACCGCACGGCAATGTGAGTTTATGGTGTGTCTCTGTCTACAAATGAAAAGCATTGTTGAATTTATTTGAAGTAAATTAGGTTGTATTTAAAAACCCCATCTCTGCTGTGCAGTGTTGTGTAGTCGCTGTGCGagtttttaaaaagaaaaacaaatacatttttaaattcaaatgttatttttcaattgttatatctagtttttaaaaaaacttgGGGTAAATTTCATATCATATGAAATTCCTTCTATTTCTGAGAAAAGTCGTAAGTAAAGCATTGGCAAAAATTTTGATTGTACATTTTTGATATTTGAACGGATGCCTTGACATCCCTATTCGGGGCGTTTTCCAACACCGACCATAGCCCGAAATTTGTTATTGGGTAGACTTCCGATATTTAGATTGAAAAGTGAGTAAATACGGCCGGATAGAGCATTAAAACCTACGATTTGGGTAAATCTATGGAGCCCCATTGGTGGCAAGCAGGATGGAACGAAAAGATACGCATATCTCCAGTTTTAGAGCAGAGATTACCGCACTACCTGCATAGCTCCTGTGATGTAACCACACGACAAATTGCCACTGGACCAGATATAATTGTTATTAtcgtgttttgtttttgtactGACCCATGTTATCCCTTTCAGAATGACCGCCGTGTTCCGCGTAGGACTGGTGCGGCTCGTCAGCCGCGCCACACAGTCGCCCAATCTTCTCCAGGCGCAGACGAATGCCCTGCCCGCTGCCTTCCAGCAGCGATGCAGCATCTCCGGCAAGACGATGCGAGGTGGACCCCGGGTGCCCAAGGCCGCCCCCTATCCGTACAAGACGAAGAAGTACAGCGTTTTCAATGCTTTCTTCGACAAGACCTCCAAGCGTTTTGACGAGAACTCCAAGGTGATCTGTGTGGAGGGACCCATCGCGGCCGGCAAGTCAAAGTTCGCCAAGGAACTGGCCGAGGAGCTGGACATGCAGTACTATCCGGCAGTGGACCTGGACCTAATCTACATCAATTCGTACGGCTATGACATGAGGAAGTTGGATCCCCAGTTGCCGCCCAGCTGCCGCAGCTACGATGTGCGCAACTTCTGCCTGGACCCCAGCCACGATCTGGCTGCCCAGTTCCAGATCCGCATGTACATGCTGCGCTATTCGCAGTACATTGATGCCCTGCAGCACATCCTTAGCACCGGGCAGGGTGTCGTCCTCGAGCGCAGCCCCTACTCGGACTTTGTCTTCATGGAGGCCATGTTTCGGCAGGGTTATCTGTCCCGTGGTGCCCGTTCCGTGTACAATGAGCTCCGACAGAACACCATCGGGGAGCTGCTGAAGCCGCATTTGGTTATCTACTTGGACCTGCCGGTCGATGCCGTGAAGAAGCAGATCAAGGCACGCAATGTGGACTACGAGGTGCAATCGAAGGTGTTCAGCGATGCCTACTTGAGCGATTTGGAGCAGCTGTACAAGCAGCAGTACCTCAAGGACATCTCCACCCATGCCGAGCTGCTCATCTACGACTGGACAGCCGGCGGTGAGACTGAGGTTGTGGTGGAGGATATTGAACGCATCGACTTCGACCAGTTTGAGGCGGATTCTCACAACAAGAAGATGCTCGACTGGCGTTTCCCGCTGGAGCCCGAGTGGTGCGAGGCCCGTATCAAGTACTGCCACGAGAAGCCCGATCTGATGAACTACTTCAATGTGCCGCGTTTCGATGTCCCGGAGCTGGTGCGCAGCGCTGACGACGGCAAAGTCTGGCGTGATGTCTGGTTCAATGTGAGTTCgctttttccatttccctgtTCGATTTCTTTTTACATTCATTCGCCACTTCGCACACAGGCTCCCGGCATGAAGTACCGTCCTGGCTACAATGCAGACATGGGCGACGAGGGTCTCCTCACCAAGACGAAAATGGGCATCAACCAGGGCATCTAAAGGGTTTTTGCTATGCGTTCGAGTTGAAATCACCTGGCGAAATGTGTTAATTATCTAATAAACAATCTAGTAAAATAATCAGAAGGCAATTACTTAGAAAGAGAATATGGTAACTCGActgtaaatacttttcataCAACAAAACTCGAAATATTGGGTTTATTTAtactttctttttttgaaCATAAATTTCGAATTCAGCTTAATCATGAATAACTAAACATATTTCGATCCTCTCCAGTTTCATTGATCAACCAGAGATTAATTTgtgaaatttgtttaattttatgcaTTATATTAGAGAATACTTTGTACACATTTAGCACTAGAACTCCGGTTGCGCTATGGAACATTTGGGTATTCGTTCTCCCGCGGATCAATCGCTGTCGTAATCGTTCTTTCCAGCACCGCCGCCCACCGAGGTGAGCGGTCGCCGTGACTCCTCGTCGGA of Drosophila mauritiana strain mau12 chromosome 3R, ASM438214v1, whole genome shotgun sequence contains these proteins:
- the LOC117144085 gene encoding NADH dehydrogenase [ubiquinone] 1 alpha subcomplex subunit 10, mitochondrial codes for the protein MTAVFRVGLVRLVSRATQSPNLLQAQTNALPAAFQQRCSISGKTMRGGPRVPKAAPYPYKTKKYSVFNAFFDKTSKRFDENSKVICVEGPIAAGKSKFAKELAEELDMQYYPAVDLDLIYINSYGYDMRKLDPQLPPSCRSYDVRNFCLDPSHDLAAQFQIRMYMLRYSQYIDALQHILSTGQGVVLERSPYSDFVFMEAMFRQGYLSRGARSVYNELRQNTIGELLKPHLVIYLDLPVDAVKKQIKARNVDYEVQSKVFSDAYLSDLEQLYKQQYLKDISTHAELLIYDWTAGGETEVVVEDIERIDFDQFEADSHNKKMLDWRFPLEPEWCEARIKYCHEKPDLMNYFNVPRFDVPELVRSADDGKVWRDVWFNAPGMKYRPGYNADMGDEGLLTKTKMGINQGI
- the LOC117144087 gene encoding cytochrome c-type heme lyase, which produces MGNTAITRVQMEATKSVPVDHAKYTSGGGAPPPECPMHQKHGDAKSASAVPPHPKMQAASECPVQHDNSDVNPLNMMPPANQQPAADQPFPLPTDRQTSTIPKVTEDGSVQFWQYPSQQMFWNAMLRKGWRWKTEDVSQKDMGDIIRIHNANNEQAWQEVLKWEALHAKECGNPRLKSFGGKAKDFSPRARFRSWLGYELPFDRHDWIVDRCGKDVRYVIDYYDGGLVDKDYRFALLDVRPAMDSVDNVWDRMRVAYMRWRYELFEKFGSADGGKVTAGSD